A portion of the Mytilus galloprovincialis chromosome 12, xbMytGall1.hap1.1, whole genome shotgun sequence genome contains these proteins:
- the LOC143055688 gene encoding E3 SUMO-protein ligase KIAA1586-like isoform X5, with protein MLHVPLWTYLVMLTRSKRSKRTEDNTNQLWSKLIGFCSDGASNMQGIRNGVAALMKRENPEIVVTHCLAHRVELSFKDAIKSSKLYDKTITLLLGLYYLYRRGPKQKKALKRAFSALNMTKILPTRVGGTRWMPHMLRAINVIIKGYRGFKAHLESASHENPKAEGLAKIRTDVAVVTFMLNLKEIISPLNRLSLILQKQNLTLYNGHAQIKATTEVLKICKPKYGDHEIHLVKKNLKSTLIRSGMDIEEVNTEWAILKSLIYQRYSNRLIDGALTWGSVFETFRDGLDNIKLVIDALLSLPPTSVNKETTFSRIKLSKGKRRGHLKTDTLKDLIQVEIETDNVEQFDPKLDDYPFRQKKESWLFQTITINRDTPNKHSRPRNCCGWS; from the exons ATGCTACATGTACCACTGTGGACATATCTGGTTATGCTTACAAGAAGTAAGAGAAGTAAAAGAACAG AGGACAATACCAACCAACTGTGGAGTAAACTTATTGGCTTTTGCTCAGACGGTGCATCAAACATGCaag gTATAAGAAATGGTGTGGCTGCTTTGATGAAAAGAGAAAACCCAGAAATAGTTGTTACTCATTGCTTGGCTCACAGAGTTGAGTTAAGCTTTAAGGATGCTATTAAGTCATCTAAATTGTATGATAAAACCATAACTCTTCTTCTTG GTCTTTACTACTTGTACCGCAGAGGTCCCAAACAGAAGAAAGCCTTAAAACGAGCTTTCAGTGCACTTAACATGACGAAAATACTTCCAACCCGTGTAGGAGGAACTCGTTGGATGCCACACATGCTTAGAGCAATAAATGTTATTATCAAAGGTTACAGGGGATTTAAAGCTCACCTAGAAAGTGCTTCACATGAAAATCCAAAAGCTGAAGGACTTGCCAAAATTCGAACTGATGTAGCGGTTGTCACATTCATGTTAAATTTAAAG GAAATCATATCACCTTTAAACAGACTATCCTTGATTCTGCAGAAACAGAACCTAACATTGTATAATGGACATGCACAGATCAAAGCAACTACAGAAGTTCTAAAAATATGCAAACCAA agtATGGGGACCATGAGATTCATCTTGTAAAGAAAAATCTCAAGTCCACCTTAATAAGGTCAGGCATGGATATAGAGGAAGTTAACACAGAGTGGGCCATTTTGAAATCTTTAATATATCAAAG GTACAGTAACAGACTTATAGATGGTGCCTTGACATGGGGATCTGTGTTTGAAACATTCAGGGATGGCCTTGACAATATAAAGCTTGTTATAGATGCTCTGCTCAGTCTACCACCAACAAGTGTCAATAAAGAAACTACATTCAGCAGAATCAAACTCAGCAAAGGCAAGAGGCGGGGTCATTTGAAGACGGACACATTGAAGGACTTGATCCAAGTCGAAATTGAGACTGATAATGTTGAGCAGTTTGACCCAAAGCTGGATG ATTACCCCTTCAGACAGAAGAAGGAGAGTTGGCTATTCCAGACCATCACGATTAACCGAGACACTCCAAACAAACACAGTCGACCAAGAAACTGTTGTGGTTGGTCATGA
- the LOC143055688 gene encoding zinc finger protein 862-like isoform X3 produces MASLLRWSDSARPGKAPKRLSRTSDQVTEAKKKYEDKRVREFKTHWMDGRPWLKYDNENSVMYCTYCKEQGKGWKFLSGCTNFRIDTIQNHEVSSPHISATSVAERPLPQNSLAAKAINSIKQTEYDRLSILFRNAHAVAKHHLSFKTYNVICKLDQAKGLDVGNSYLNDKKACEFVKNIASVSRNETRDLLKKTPFLSLTCDGSSDFMGDEYESLWVRSAQNGKIIEKFLDLGTAESAGSQDIFNYMKAVCFENSEDNTNQLWSKLIGFCSDGASNMQGIRNGVAALMKRENPEIVVTHCLAHRVELSFKDAIKSSKLYDKTITLLLGLYYLYRRGPKQKKALKRAFSALNMTKILPTRVGGTRWMPHMLRAINVIIKGYRGFKAHLESASHENPKAEGLAKIRTDVAVVTFMLNLKEIISPLNRLSLILQKQNLTLYNGHAQIKATTEVLKICKPKYGDHEIHLVKKNLKSTLIRSGMDIEEVNTEYSNRLIDGALTWGSVFETFRDGLDNIKLVIDALLSLPPTSVNKETTFSRIKLSKGKRRGHLKTDTLKDLIQVEIETDNVEQFDPKLDDYPFRQKKESWLFQTITINRDTPNKHSRPRNCCGWS; encoded by the exons ATGGCTTCATTGTTGAGGTGGTCGGATAGTGCGAGACCTGGAAAGGCACCAAAAAGACTGTCTCGCACTTCCGACCAAGTTACAGAAGCAAAGAAAAAATACGAGGACAAGCGCGTCAGAGAGTTCAAAACCCATTGGATGGACGGTCGTCCCTGGCTCAAGTATGATAATGAGAATTCCGTTATGTATTGTACATACTGTAAGGAGCAGGGAAAGGGATGGAAATTCTTATCTGGGTGTACGAATTTTAGGATTGACACCATCCAAAATCATGAAGTCAGTTCCCCTCACATCAGTGCAACATCTGTTGCCGAGAGGCCACTTCCTCAGAATTCACTGGCTGCAAAGGCCATTAACTCTATAAAACAAACTGAATATGACAGACTTAGCATTCTCTTTCGTAATGCCCATGCTGTTGCTAAACATCATCTAAGCTTtaaaacttataatgttatatgtaaACTGGATCAAGCTAAAGGTCTTGATGTTGGCAATAGCTACCTGAATGACAAAAAGGCCTGTGAATTTGTCAAAAATATAGCCAGTGTTTCCAGAAATGAGACCAGAGACCTtttgaaaaaaacaccatttcTGAGCCTCACCTGTGATGGGTCATCTGACTTCATGGGGGATGAATATGAGTCATTGTGGGTAAGAAGTGCCCAAAATGGAAAGATAATTGAAAAGTTTTTAGATTTGGGTACTGCTGAATCTGCAGGATCTCAGGACATATTTAATTACATGAAAGCTGTTTGCTTTGAAAATTCAGAGGACAATACCAACCAACTGTGGAGTAAACTTATTGGCTTTTGCTCAGACGGTGCATCAAACATGCaag gTATAAGAAATGGTGTGGCTGCTTTGATGAAAAGAGAAAACCCAGAAATAGTTGTTACTCATTGCTTGGCTCACAGAGTTGAGTTAAGCTTTAAGGATGCTATTAAGTCATCTAAATTGTATGATAAAACCATAACTCTTCTTCTTG GTCTTTACTACTTGTACCGCAGAGGTCCCAAACAGAAGAAAGCCTTAAAACGAGCTTTCAGTGCACTTAACATGACGAAAATACTTCCAACCCGTGTAGGAGGAACTCGTTGGATGCCACACATGCTTAGAGCAATAAATGTTATTATCAAAGGTTACAGGGGATTTAAAGCTCACCTAGAAAGTGCTTCACATGAAAATCCAAAAGCTGAAGGACTTGCCAAAATTCGAACTGATGTAGCGGTTGTCACATTCATGTTAAATTTAAAG GAAATCATATCACCTTTAAACAGACTATCCTTGATTCTGCAGAAACAGAACCTAACATTGTATAATGGACATGCACAGATCAAAGCAACTACAGAAGTTCTAAAAATATGCAAACCAA agtATGGGGACCATGAGATTCATCTTGTAAAGAAAAATCTCAAGTCCACCTTAATAAGGTCAGGCATGGATATAGAGGAAGTTAACACAGA GTACAGTAACAGACTTATAGATGGTGCCTTGACATGGGGATCTGTGTTTGAAACATTCAGGGATGGCCTTGACAATATAAAGCTTGTTATAGATGCTCTGCTCAGTCTACCACCAACAAGTGTCAATAAAGAAACTACATTCAGCAGAATCAAACTCAGCAAAGGCAAGAGGCGGGGTCATTTGAAGACGGACACATTGAAGGACTTGATCCAAGTCGAAATTGAGACTGATAATGTTGAGCAGTTTGACCCAAAGCTGGATG ATTACCCCTTCAGACAGAAGAAGGAGAGTTGGCTATTCCAGACCATCACGATTAACCGAGACACTCCAAACAAACACAGTCGACCAAGAAACTGTTGTGGTTGGTCATGA
- the LOC143055688 gene encoding zinc finger protein 862-like isoform X2, producing MASLLRWSDSARPGKAPKRLSRTSDQVTEAKKKYEDKRVREFKTHWMDGRPWLKYDNENSVMYCTYCKEQGKGWKFLSGCTNFRIDTIQNHEVSSPHISATSVAERPLPQNSLAAKAINSIKQTEYDRLSILFRNAHAVAKHHLSFKTYNVICKLDQAKGLDVGNSYLNDKKACEFVKNIASVSRNETRDLLKKTPFLSLTCDGSSDFMGDEYESLWVRSAQNGKIIEKFLDLGTAESAGSQDIFNYMKAVCFENSEDNTNQLWSKLIGFCSDGASNMQGIRNGVAALMKRENPEIVVTHCLAHRVELSFKDAIKSSKLYDKTITLLLGLYYLYRRGPKQKKALKRAFSALNMTKILPTRVGGTRWMPHMLRAINVIIKGYRGFKAHLESASHENPKAEGLAKIRTDVAVVTFMLNLKEIISPLNRLSLILQKQNLTLYNGHAQIKATTEVLKICKPKYGDHEIHLVKKNLKSTLIRSGMDIEEVNTEWAILKSLIYQSNRLIDGALTWGSVFETFRDGLDNIKLVIDALLSLPPTSVNKETTFSRIKLSKGKRRGHLKTDTLKDLIQVEIETDNVEQFDPKLDDYPFRQKKESWLFQTITINRDTPNKHSRPRNCCGWS from the exons ATGGCTTCATTGTTGAGGTGGTCGGATAGTGCGAGACCTGGAAAGGCACCAAAAAGACTGTCTCGCACTTCCGACCAAGTTACAGAAGCAAAGAAAAAATACGAGGACAAGCGCGTCAGAGAGTTCAAAACCCATTGGATGGACGGTCGTCCCTGGCTCAAGTATGATAATGAGAATTCCGTTATGTATTGTACATACTGTAAGGAGCAGGGAAAGGGATGGAAATTCTTATCTGGGTGTACGAATTTTAGGATTGACACCATCCAAAATCATGAAGTCAGTTCCCCTCACATCAGTGCAACATCTGTTGCCGAGAGGCCACTTCCTCAGAATTCACTGGCTGCAAAGGCCATTAACTCTATAAAACAAACTGAATATGACAGACTTAGCATTCTCTTTCGTAATGCCCATGCTGTTGCTAAACATCATCTAAGCTTtaaaacttataatgttatatgtaaACTGGATCAAGCTAAAGGTCTTGATGTTGGCAATAGCTACCTGAATGACAAAAAGGCCTGTGAATTTGTCAAAAATATAGCCAGTGTTTCCAGAAATGAGACCAGAGACCTtttgaaaaaaacaccatttcTGAGCCTCACCTGTGATGGGTCATCTGACTTCATGGGGGATGAATATGAGTCATTGTGGGTAAGAAGTGCCCAAAATGGAAAGATAATTGAAAAGTTTTTAGATTTGGGTACTGCTGAATCTGCAGGATCTCAGGACATATTTAATTACATGAAAGCTGTTTGCTTTGAAAATTCAGAGGACAATACCAACCAACTGTGGAGTAAACTTATTGGCTTTTGCTCAGACGGTGCATCAAACATGCaag gTATAAGAAATGGTGTGGCTGCTTTGATGAAAAGAGAAAACCCAGAAATAGTTGTTACTCATTGCTTGGCTCACAGAGTTGAGTTAAGCTTTAAGGATGCTATTAAGTCATCTAAATTGTATGATAAAACCATAACTCTTCTTCTTG GTCTTTACTACTTGTACCGCAGAGGTCCCAAACAGAAGAAAGCCTTAAAACGAGCTTTCAGTGCACTTAACATGACGAAAATACTTCCAACCCGTGTAGGAGGAACTCGTTGGATGCCACACATGCTTAGAGCAATAAATGTTATTATCAAAGGTTACAGGGGATTTAAAGCTCACCTAGAAAGTGCTTCACATGAAAATCCAAAAGCTGAAGGACTTGCCAAAATTCGAACTGATGTAGCGGTTGTCACATTCATGTTAAATTTAAAG GAAATCATATCACCTTTAAACAGACTATCCTTGATTCTGCAGAAACAGAACCTAACATTGTATAATGGACATGCACAGATCAAAGCAACTACAGAAGTTCTAAAAATATGCAAACCAA agtATGGGGACCATGAGATTCATCTTGTAAAGAAAAATCTCAAGTCCACCTTAATAAGGTCAGGCATGGATATAGAGGAAGTTAACACAGAGTGGGCCATTTTGAAATCTTTAATATATCAAAG TAACAGACTTATAGATGGTGCCTTGACATGGGGATCTGTGTTTGAAACATTCAGGGATGGCCTTGACAATATAAAGCTTGTTATAGATGCTCTGCTCAGTCTACCACCAACAAGTGTCAATAAAGAAACTACATTCAGCAGAATCAAACTCAGCAAAGGCAAGAGGCGGGGTCATTTGAAGACGGACACATTGAAGGACTTGATCCAAGTCGAAATTGAGACTGATAATGTTGAGCAGTTTGACCCAAAGCTGGATG ATTACCCCTTCAGACAGAAGAAGGAGAGTTGGCTATTCCAGACCATCACGATTAACCGAGACACTCCAAACAAACACAGTCGACCAAGAAACTGTTGTGGTTGGTCATGA
- the LOC143055688 gene encoding uncharacterized protein LOC143055688 isoform X6 yields MLHVPLWTYLVMLTRSKRSKRTGIRNGVAALMKRENPEIVVTHCLAHRVELSFKDAIKSSKLYDKTITLLLGLYYLYRRGPKQKKALKRAFSALNMTKILPTRVGGTRWMPHMLRAINVIIKGYRGFKAHLESASHENPKAEGLAKIRTDVAVVTFMLNLKEIISPLNRLSLILQKQNLTLYNGHAQIKATTEVLKICKPKYGDHEIHLVKKNLKSTLIRSGMDIEEVNTEWAILKSLIYQRYSNRLIDGALTWGSVFETFRDGLDNIKLVIDALLSLPPTSVNKETTFSRIKLSKGKRRGHLKTDTLKDLIQVEIETDNVEQFDPKLDDYPFRQKKESWLFQTITINRDTPNKHSRPRNCCGWS; encoded by the exons ATGCTACATGTACCACTGTGGACATATCTGGTTATGCTTACAAGAAGTAAGAGAAGTAAAAGAACAG gTATAAGAAATGGTGTGGCTGCTTTGATGAAAAGAGAAAACCCAGAAATAGTTGTTACTCATTGCTTGGCTCACAGAGTTGAGTTAAGCTTTAAGGATGCTATTAAGTCATCTAAATTGTATGATAAAACCATAACTCTTCTTCTTG GTCTTTACTACTTGTACCGCAGAGGTCCCAAACAGAAGAAAGCCTTAAAACGAGCTTTCAGTGCACTTAACATGACGAAAATACTTCCAACCCGTGTAGGAGGAACTCGTTGGATGCCACACATGCTTAGAGCAATAAATGTTATTATCAAAGGTTACAGGGGATTTAAAGCTCACCTAGAAAGTGCTTCACATGAAAATCCAAAAGCTGAAGGACTTGCCAAAATTCGAACTGATGTAGCGGTTGTCACATTCATGTTAAATTTAAAG GAAATCATATCACCTTTAAACAGACTATCCTTGATTCTGCAGAAACAGAACCTAACATTGTATAATGGACATGCACAGATCAAAGCAACTACAGAAGTTCTAAAAATATGCAAACCAA agtATGGGGACCATGAGATTCATCTTGTAAAGAAAAATCTCAAGTCCACCTTAATAAGGTCAGGCATGGATATAGAGGAAGTTAACACAGAGTGGGCCATTTTGAAATCTTTAATATATCAAAG GTACAGTAACAGACTTATAGATGGTGCCTTGACATGGGGATCTGTGTTTGAAACATTCAGGGATGGCCTTGACAATATAAAGCTTGTTATAGATGCTCTGCTCAGTCTACCACCAACAAGTGTCAATAAAGAAACTACATTCAGCAGAATCAAACTCAGCAAAGGCAAGAGGCGGGGTCATTTGAAGACGGACACATTGAAGGACTTGATCCAAGTCGAAATTGAGACTGATAATGTTGAGCAGTTTGACCCAAAGCTGGATG ATTACCCCTTCAGACAGAAGAAGGAGAGTTGGCTATTCCAGACCATCACGATTAACCGAGACACTCCAAACAAACACAGTCGACCAAGAAACTGTTGTGGTTGGTCATGA
- the LOC143055688 gene encoding zinc finger protein 862-like isoform X1 — protein MASLLRWSDSARPGKAPKRLSRTSDQVTEAKKKYEDKRVREFKTHWMDGRPWLKYDNENSVMYCTYCKEQGKGWKFLSGCTNFRIDTIQNHEVSSPHISATSVAERPLPQNSLAAKAINSIKQTEYDRLSILFRNAHAVAKHHLSFKTYNVICKLDQAKGLDVGNSYLNDKKACEFVKNIASVSRNETRDLLKKTPFLSLTCDGSSDFMGDEYESLWVRSAQNGKIIEKFLDLGTAESAGSQDIFNYMKAVCFENSEDNTNQLWSKLIGFCSDGASNMQGIRNGVAALMKRENPEIVVTHCLAHRVELSFKDAIKSSKLYDKTITLLLGLYYLYRRGPKQKKALKRAFSALNMTKILPTRVGGTRWMPHMLRAINVIIKGYRGFKAHLESASHENPKAEGLAKIRTDVAVVTFMLNLKEIISPLNRLSLILQKQNLTLYNGHAQIKATTEVLKICKPKYGDHEIHLVKKNLKSTLIRSGMDIEEVNTEWAILKSLIYQRYSNRLIDGALTWGSVFETFRDGLDNIKLVIDALLSLPPTSVNKETTFSRIKLSKGKRRGHLKTDTLKDLIQVEIETDNVEQFDPKLDDYPFRQKKESWLFQTITINRDTPNKHSRPRNCCGWS, from the exons ATGGCTTCATTGTTGAGGTGGTCGGATAGTGCGAGACCTGGAAAGGCACCAAAAAGACTGTCTCGCACTTCCGACCAAGTTACAGAAGCAAAGAAAAAATACGAGGACAAGCGCGTCAGAGAGTTCAAAACCCATTGGATGGACGGTCGTCCCTGGCTCAAGTATGATAATGAGAATTCCGTTATGTATTGTACATACTGTAAGGAGCAGGGAAAGGGATGGAAATTCTTATCTGGGTGTACGAATTTTAGGATTGACACCATCCAAAATCATGAAGTCAGTTCCCCTCACATCAGTGCAACATCTGTTGCCGAGAGGCCACTTCCTCAGAATTCACTGGCTGCAAAGGCCATTAACTCTATAAAACAAACTGAATATGACAGACTTAGCATTCTCTTTCGTAATGCCCATGCTGTTGCTAAACATCATCTAAGCTTtaaaacttataatgttatatgtaaACTGGATCAAGCTAAAGGTCTTGATGTTGGCAATAGCTACCTGAATGACAAAAAGGCCTGTGAATTTGTCAAAAATATAGCCAGTGTTTCCAGAAATGAGACCAGAGACCTtttgaaaaaaacaccatttcTGAGCCTCACCTGTGATGGGTCATCTGACTTCATGGGGGATGAATATGAGTCATTGTGGGTAAGAAGTGCCCAAAATGGAAAGATAATTGAAAAGTTTTTAGATTTGGGTACTGCTGAATCTGCAGGATCTCAGGACATATTTAATTACATGAAAGCTGTTTGCTTTGAAAATTCAGAGGACAATACCAACCAACTGTGGAGTAAACTTATTGGCTTTTGCTCAGACGGTGCATCAAACATGCaag gTATAAGAAATGGTGTGGCTGCTTTGATGAAAAGAGAAAACCCAGAAATAGTTGTTACTCATTGCTTGGCTCACAGAGTTGAGTTAAGCTTTAAGGATGCTATTAAGTCATCTAAATTGTATGATAAAACCATAACTCTTCTTCTTG GTCTTTACTACTTGTACCGCAGAGGTCCCAAACAGAAGAAAGCCTTAAAACGAGCTTTCAGTGCACTTAACATGACGAAAATACTTCCAACCCGTGTAGGAGGAACTCGTTGGATGCCACACATGCTTAGAGCAATAAATGTTATTATCAAAGGTTACAGGGGATTTAAAGCTCACCTAGAAAGTGCTTCACATGAAAATCCAAAAGCTGAAGGACTTGCCAAAATTCGAACTGATGTAGCGGTTGTCACATTCATGTTAAATTTAAAG GAAATCATATCACCTTTAAACAGACTATCCTTGATTCTGCAGAAACAGAACCTAACATTGTATAATGGACATGCACAGATCAAAGCAACTACAGAAGTTCTAAAAATATGCAAACCAA agtATGGGGACCATGAGATTCATCTTGTAAAGAAAAATCTCAAGTCCACCTTAATAAGGTCAGGCATGGATATAGAGGAAGTTAACACAGAGTGGGCCATTTTGAAATCTTTAATATATCAAAG GTACAGTAACAGACTTATAGATGGTGCCTTGACATGGGGATCTGTGTTTGAAACATTCAGGGATGGCCTTGACAATATAAAGCTTGTTATAGATGCTCTGCTCAGTCTACCACCAACAAGTGTCAATAAAGAAACTACATTCAGCAGAATCAAACTCAGCAAAGGCAAGAGGCGGGGTCATTTGAAGACGGACACATTGAAGGACTTGATCCAAGTCGAAATTGAGACTGATAATGTTGAGCAGTTTGACCCAAAGCTGGATG ATTACCCCTTCAGACAGAAGAAGGAGAGTTGGCTATTCCAGACCATCACGATTAACCGAGACACTCCAAACAAACACAGTCGACCAAGAAACTGTTGTGGTTGGTCATGA
- the LOC143055688 gene encoding zinc finger protein 862-like isoform X4, whose amino-acid sequence MASLLRWSDSARPGKAPKRLSRTSDQVTEAKKKYEDKRVREFKTHWMDGRPWLKYDNENSVMYCTYCKEQGKGWKFLSGCTNFRIDTIQNHEVSSPHISATSVAERPLPQNSLAAKAINSIKQTEYDRLSILFRNAHAVAKHHLSFKTYNVICKLDQAKGLDVGNSYLNDKKACEFVKNIASVSRNETRDLLKKTPFLSLTCDGSSDFMGDEYESLWVRSAQNGKIIEKFLDLGTAESAGSQDIFNYMKAVCFENSEDNTNQLWSKLIGFCSDGASNMQGIRNGVAALMKRENPEIVVTHCLAHRVELSFKDAIKSSKLYDKTITLLLGLYYLYRRGPKQKKALKRAFSALNMTKILPTRVGGTRWMPHMLRAINVIIKGYRGFKAHLESASHENPKAEGLAKIRTDVAVVTFMLNLKEIISPLNRLSLILQKQNLTLYNGHAQIKATTEVLKICKPSTVTDL is encoded by the exons ATGGCTTCATTGTTGAGGTGGTCGGATAGTGCGAGACCTGGAAAGGCACCAAAAAGACTGTCTCGCACTTCCGACCAAGTTACAGAAGCAAAGAAAAAATACGAGGACAAGCGCGTCAGAGAGTTCAAAACCCATTGGATGGACGGTCGTCCCTGGCTCAAGTATGATAATGAGAATTCCGTTATGTATTGTACATACTGTAAGGAGCAGGGAAAGGGATGGAAATTCTTATCTGGGTGTACGAATTTTAGGATTGACACCATCCAAAATCATGAAGTCAGTTCCCCTCACATCAGTGCAACATCTGTTGCCGAGAGGCCACTTCCTCAGAATTCACTGGCTGCAAAGGCCATTAACTCTATAAAACAAACTGAATATGACAGACTTAGCATTCTCTTTCGTAATGCCCATGCTGTTGCTAAACATCATCTAAGCTTtaaaacttataatgttatatgtaaACTGGATCAAGCTAAAGGTCTTGATGTTGGCAATAGCTACCTGAATGACAAAAAGGCCTGTGAATTTGTCAAAAATATAGCCAGTGTTTCCAGAAATGAGACCAGAGACCTtttgaaaaaaacaccatttcTGAGCCTCACCTGTGATGGGTCATCTGACTTCATGGGGGATGAATATGAGTCATTGTGGGTAAGAAGTGCCCAAAATGGAAAGATAATTGAAAAGTTTTTAGATTTGGGTACTGCTGAATCTGCAGGATCTCAGGACATATTTAATTACATGAAAGCTGTTTGCTTTGAAAATTCAGAGGACAATACCAACCAACTGTGGAGTAAACTTATTGGCTTTTGCTCAGACGGTGCATCAAACATGCaag gTATAAGAAATGGTGTGGCTGCTTTGATGAAAAGAGAAAACCCAGAAATAGTTGTTACTCATTGCTTGGCTCACAGAGTTGAGTTAAGCTTTAAGGATGCTATTAAGTCATCTAAATTGTATGATAAAACCATAACTCTTCTTCTTG GTCTTTACTACTTGTACCGCAGAGGTCCCAAACAGAAGAAAGCCTTAAAACGAGCTTTCAGTGCACTTAACATGACGAAAATACTTCCAACCCGTGTAGGAGGAACTCGTTGGATGCCACACATGCTTAGAGCAATAAATGTTATTATCAAAGGTTACAGGGGATTTAAAGCTCACCTAGAAAGTGCTTCACATGAAAATCCAAAAGCTGAAGGACTTGCCAAAATTCGAACTGATGTAGCGGTTGTCACATTCATGTTAAATTTAAAG GAAATCATATCACCTTTAAACAGACTATCCTTGATTCTGCAGAAACAGAACCTAACATTGTATAATGGACATGCACAGATCAAAGCAACTACAGAAGTTCTAAAAATATGCAAACCAA GTACAGTAACAGACTTATAG